From Toxorhynchites rutilus septentrionalis strain SRP chromosome 2, ASM2978413v1, whole genome shotgun sequence, a single genomic window includes:
- the LOC129769291 gene encoding clumping factor A isoform X2 produces MPKVDGKLLCWLCTLSYKRALTKARQAESDRRRAKKRGPDSGPPPTTSGSAANSAGGGGATGAGNGSTGSGITQPLSLSSSVVSGNSSNRGSRPDRGPSDKSNSSSSAESRAAASNLAPLSDVAPVPMEMPESVPMGGSGSGGGSGLDRVDKNDNGRHSKKARMDIKHLMPEIPEKVAKSAHTKYVDPHSSDHVIAMTQLKETIATLQRKIKQKDGIILEKEKEISAWKGKHLYLEQDLMRKYKDMEKNYEFKVDVLNKKLKSQLLEIAQLSKAAKDAAEKKKKHMGFLATTKLHKLKTESKDKEREKSSGRNRIIEDDDDEAENESDKASEKGSGSGRTTPKETGKDSPRDVDSGKESPRESDKEDDKEDEQDGGSKKESDSDKSKDDEVSKSNGSVKSCADSDKENDDKKEEAKNDEKEEKDQGSERGSEKGSRRNSEHGSEKGSDNESDKESDHGSDKDSDRGSEKGSLKGSDRGSDKGSEKGSEHGSEKGSERGSDKGSEHGSEHGSDKESDNESDDRSAKGSDKDSGSDSGSDRDSDHDSD; encoded by the exons ATGCCAAAG GTCGACGGTAAGCTGCTCTGTTGGCTATGCACCCTGTCCTACAAGCGTGCCCTAACGAAGGCCCGCCAGGCGGAGAGTGACCGCCGTCGGGCTAAGAAACGTGGCCCCGATAGTGGTCCTCCACCGACAACGTCTGGGTCCGCCGCGAATTCCGCTGGTGGAGGAGGAGCTACAGGAGCGGGTAATGGTAGCACCGGTAGTGGCATCACACAGCCACTGAGCTTGTCTTCGTCCGTTGTTAGTGGAAACTCGTCGAACAGAGGATCGCGCCCAGATCGGGGTCCATCGGACaagagcaacagcagcagcagcgcagAGAGTCGTGCTGCCGCGTCAAACCTAGCACCGTTGAGTGACGTTGCGCCTGTGCCAATGGAAATGCCCGAAAGTGTTCCTATGGGGGGCTCTGGGAGTGGCGGTGGGAGTGGATTGGATCGTGTAGACAAAAACGATAATGGACGGCACAGCAAAAAAGCACGCATGGACATCAAACATTTGATGCCGGAAATTCCGGAAAAGGTCGCCAAGAGTGCCCACACCAAATACGTCGATCCACACAGCTCTGACCATGTGATCGCGATGACACAGCTGAAGGAAACGATAGCTACCCTGCAGAGGAAGATCAAACAAAAGGATGGTATTATTCTGGAGAAGGAGAAAGAG ATTAGCGCCTGGAAAGGAAAGCATTTGTATTTGGAACAAGATTTGATGAGAAAGTACAAGGACATGGAGAAAAATTACGAGTTCAAAGTTGATGTTTTAAACAAAAAGCTCAAATCACAACTGCTGGAGATAGCACAACTGTCGAAAGCGGCCAAAGATGCTgccgagaagaagaagaaacacaTGGGATTCTTGGCCACTACGAAGTTACATAAGCTCAAAACAGAGTCGAAGGATAAGGAACGCGAAAAGAGCAGTGGTCGCAATCGTATCATTGAGGATGACGATGACGAGGCAGAAAACGAAAGCGACAAAGCGTCTGAGAAAGGATCTGGATCGGGAAGGACAACGCCAAAGGAAACTGGCAAGGATAGTCCTCGCGATGTTGACTCTGGAAAGGAAAGCCCTCGCGAGTCCGACAAAGAGGATGATAAGGAAGACGAACAGGATGGGGGAAGCAAGAAAGAGAGTGACTCGGACAAGAGCAAGGATGATGAAGTCAGCAAAAGTAACGGTTCCGTCAAGAGCTGCGCGGACTCGGACAAAGAAAACGACGATAAGAAGGAGGAGGCCAAAAATGATGAAAAGGAAGAAAAGGATCAAGGCTCGGAACGTGGTTCCGAAAAAGGATCTCGTCGCAATTCCGAGCACGGTTCTGAGAAAGGATCCGACAACGAATCAGACAAAGAGTCAGACCATGGTTCGGATAAGGATTCCGATCGTGGCTCTGAGAAGGGGTCCTTGAAGGGATCCGATCGTGGTTCGGATAAGGGATCGGAAAAGGGTTCTGAGCACGGATCGGAAAAGGGTTCCGAGCGCGGATCAGATAAAGGATCAGAACACGGCTCAGAGCATGGTTCGGACAAGGAGAGCGATAATGAATCTGATGATCGGTCCGCGAAAGGCAGCGATAAGGACAGTGGGTCAGATAGTGGTTCTGATCGTGACAGTGATCACGATTCAGACTAG
- the LOC129769291 gene encoding protein starmaker isoform X1, with the protein MSSSVMLFACSKCFSRHPFEELSPGQQLCKDCRGSYPIVKCTYCRAEFQQTSKGSTSCKRCEANVKQYGKPSACELCNIIAAFIGSKCQRCTNSESKYGPAVTCDQCKQRCAFNRPDYKVDGKLLCWLCTLSYKRALTKARQAESDRRRAKKRGPDSGPPPTTSGSAANSAGGGGATGAGNGSTGSGITQPLSLSSSVVSGNSSNRGSRPDRGPSDKSNSSSSAESRAAASNLAPLSDVAPVPMEMPESVPMGGSGSGGGSGLDRVDKNDNGRHSKKARMDIKHLMPEIPEKVAKSAHTKYVDPHSSDHVIAMTQLKETIATLQRKIKQKDGIILEKEKEISAWKGKHLYLEQDLMRKYKDMEKNYEFKVDVLNKKLKSQLLEIAQLSKAAKDAAEKKKKHMGFLATTKLHKLKTESKDKEREKSSGRNRIIEDDDDEAENESDKASEKGSGSGRTTPKETGKDSPRDVDSGKESPRESDKEDDKEDEQDGGSKKESDSDKSKDDEVSKSNGSVKSCADSDKENDDKKEEAKNDEKEEKDQGSERGSEKGSRRNSEHGSEKGSDNESDKESDHGSDKDSDRGSEKGSLKGSDRGSDKGSEKGSEHGSEKGSERGSDKGSEHGSEHGSDKESDNESDDRSAKGSDKDSGSDSGSDRDSDHDSD; encoded by the exons GATTGCCGGGGATCGTATCCAATAGTAAAATGCACATACTGCCGGGCAGAGTTCCAGCAGACATCCAAAGGAAGTACTTCGTGCAAGAGATGCGAGGCAAATGTCAAACAGTACGGGAAACCATCTGCCTGCGAACTCTGCAACATCATCGCTGCCTTCATCGGCTCTAAATGCCAAAG GTGTACAAACTCCGAGTCAAAGTACGGACCAGCGGTAACATGCGATCAGTGCAAACAACGATGTGCTTTTAATAGGCCAGATTATAAG GTCGACGGTAAGCTGCTCTGTTGGCTATGCACCCTGTCCTACAAGCGTGCCCTAACGAAGGCCCGCCAGGCGGAGAGTGACCGCCGTCGGGCTAAGAAACGTGGCCCCGATAGTGGTCCTCCACCGACAACGTCTGGGTCCGCCGCGAATTCCGCTGGTGGAGGAGGAGCTACAGGAGCGGGTAATGGTAGCACCGGTAGTGGCATCACACAGCCACTGAGCTTGTCTTCGTCCGTTGTTAGTGGAAACTCGTCGAACAGAGGATCGCGCCCAGATCGGGGTCCATCGGACaagagcaacagcagcagcagcgcagAGAGTCGTGCTGCCGCGTCAAACCTAGCACCGTTGAGTGACGTTGCGCCTGTGCCAATGGAAATGCCCGAAAGTGTTCCTATGGGGGGCTCTGGGAGTGGCGGTGGGAGTGGATTGGATCGTGTAGACAAAAACGATAATGGACGGCACAGCAAAAAAGCACGCATGGACATCAAACATTTGATGCCGGAAATTCCGGAAAAGGTCGCCAAGAGTGCCCACACCAAATACGTCGATCCACACAGCTCTGACCATGTGATCGCGATGACACAGCTGAAGGAAACGATAGCTACCCTGCAGAGGAAGATCAAACAAAAGGATGGTATTATTCTGGAGAAGGAGAAAGAG ATTAGCGCCTGGAAAGGAAAGCATTTGTATTTGGAACAAGATTTGATGAGAAAGTACAAGGACATGGAGAAAAATTACGAGTTCAAAGTTGATGTTTTAAACAAAAAGCTCAAATCACAACTGCTGGAGATAGCACAACTGTCGAAAGCGGCCAAAGATGCTgccgagaagaagaagaaacacaTGGGATTCTTGGCCACTACGAAGTTACATAAGCTCAAAACAGAGTCGAAGGATAAGGAACGCGAAAAGAGCAGTGGTCGCAATCGTATCATTGAGGATGACGATGACGAGGCAGAAAACGAAAGCGACAAAGCGTCTGAGAAAGGATCTGGATCGGGAAGGACAACGCCAAAGGAAACTGGCAAGGATAGTCCTCGCGATGTTGACTCTGGAAAGGAAAGCCCTCGCGAGTCCGACAAAGAGGATGATAAGGAAGACGAACAGGATGGGGGAAGCAAGAAAGAGAGTGACTCGGACAAGAGCAAGGATGATGAAGTCAGCAAAAGTAACGGTTCCGTCAAGAGCTGCGCGGACTCGGACAAAGAAAACGACGATAAGAAGGAGGAGGCCAAAAATGATGAAAAGGAAGAAAAGGATCAAGGCTCGGAACGTGGTTCCGAAAAAGGATCTCGTCGCAATTCCGAGCACGGTTCTGAGAAAGGATCCGACAACGAATCAGACAAAGAGTCAGACCATGGTTCGGATAAGGATTCCGATCGTGGCTCTGAGAAGGGGTCCTTGAAGGGATCCGATCGTGGTTCGGATAAGGGATCGGAAAAGGGTTCTGAGCACGGATCGGAAAAGGGTTCCGAGCGCGGATCAGATAAAGGATCAGAACACGGCTCAGAGCATGGTTCGGACAAGGAGAGCGATAATGAATCTGATGATCGGTCCGCGAAAGGCAGCGATAAGGACAGTGGGTCAGATAGTGGTTCTGATCGTGACAGTGATCACGATTCAGACTAG